A genomic stretch from Sebastes fasciatus isolate fSebFas1 chromosome 23, fSebFas1.pri, whole genome shotgun sequence includes:
- the ndufa12 gene encoding NADH dehydrogenase [ubiquinone] 1 alpha subcomplex subunit 12, producing the protein MAEYVNVVRRALGQIGGHGGIRGLLTQFFRANDVKTGALVGVDKYGNKYFEDSKHYFFGRHRWVIYTTEMNGKNTMWEVDGSMVPAEWHRWLHCMTDNPPTTHPPEPKKFLAEVHQFNVSGSSQQYVPFSTTTKKIHEWIPPKAGAP; encoded by the exons ATGGCGGAGTATGTTAACGTCGTCCGAAGGGCTTTGGGACAAATAGGAGGTCACGGAGGAATCCGAGGGCTTTTAACTCAGTTCTTCAG GGCGAATGATGTGAAGACAGGAGCCCTGGTTGGTGTGGATAAATATGGAAACAAATACTTTGAGGACAGCAAGCACTACTTCTTTG GACGTCACCGCTGGGTGATCTACACCACAGAGATGAACGGAAAGAACACCATGTGGGAGGTGGACGGCAGCATGGTTCCAGCTGAATG GCATCGCTGGCTGCACTGTATGACAGACAACCCCCCCACCACACATCCACCAGAGCCCAAGAAGTTCCTGGCCGAGGTCCACCAGTTCAACGTTAGCGGCAGCTCACAGCAGTACGTGCCCTTCTCCACCACCACCAAGAAGATCCACGAGTGGATTCCACCCAAAGCTGGAGCTCCGTGA